The Gasterosteus aculeatus chromosome 8, fGasAcu3.hap1.1, whole genome shotgun sequence genome has a window encoding:
- the LOC120824376 gene encoding uncharacterized protein LOC120824376 isoform X2 — MSFNLQDFVDNPSFEKVDVCRKDDLLCIAAHFDITVHKYGLKKEIKTQVLEKLVDLNVLSPAQSVAEVSTNDVPSTTAGVLSQSAEETAALFTPPADRAGKSAPATLPRFDPFSPSHPPGFSSSSKLKVRLTRLQLEAQEKESMRKAEYDLRLQVRKLEIEADKEVRLKQLEVEALKISSSHSLNMSDRSTPFQTVAGKQSFDVSKNISLVPAFREAEVASYFSAFERIASALDWPRDMWPILLQCKLIGKAQEVVSALSLQDSLQYDSLKEAILRAYELVPEAYRQKFRNHRKSNDQTFVEFAREKGTLFDKWCAASDVKNDFESLRQLVLLEEFKGSLPDKVVMFLNEQKVSSISKAAVLADEFVLTHKNVFVSAPRSDRTFVSRSTRPGSGYSASEQAKGPWSHTQENRECFYCHKEGHVVADCLTLKRKQQSSLASQQKDVCLIKTLPTLVPEQSEDVKDKPDPCFKPFISEGFVSLTSNPKDQKVVTLLRDSAGSQSIIRDGVLPLSSFTSCQSSVKLRGVGMVNVLAPLHRIHLQCPLLSGWFDVAVLPDLPVAGVDFLLCNDIAGGKVSSTPVVMDVPVVTDPAGDSQDSSEIFPACAVTRAQTKKYGADLSDSFIFVDQPSGTETLSEDQSVFKSNHEQSGISRMEAVELPATREEFMAAQQSDKTLQNCFSSVLSVEDAKEKKVAYLMDHGLLVRHWSGNDLDGGDWNVTYQVVVPTAYRSQVLSLAHDNPWAGHLGITKTYNGVLRHFFWPGLKADVVRHCRLCHVCQVTGKPNQVISPAPLCPIPVMGEPFEKVIVDCVGPLPKTKSGNQFLLTIMCVSTRFPEAVPLRRITAPVVSKALIKFFTKFGLPKVVQTDQGTNFTSRVFAQVLKTLGIKHIMSSPYHPESQGALERFHQTLKSMLRKHCFESQKDWDDAVPFVLFAAREAVQESLGYSPAELVFGHQVRGPLKLLKEQLLLSEGKVHSIPDYVAKLRARLQRACSLARESLSSAQVKMKKYYDQKATAHSFQPGDKVLILSPISGSALSSKFSGPYLVEKKVSDTNFIIQTPDRRRRNRLCHVNMMKPYFTAENESGTSGLPKIQNVSAVSACSTESSTEEDGLVMRSATPQGLRLKNTELLSDLSNFLSHLPDDHRGDVENLISGFPCLFGDIPSQTSVLMHDIVLTNPKPIKQHAYRVNPAKRECMRKEVNYLVEHGFAVPSSSSWSSPCVLDAKSDGSQRFCTDFRKVNSVTVPDAHPLPLIEDCIDEVGPAEYVSKLDMLKGYWQVPLTPRASEISAFVTPDSFLQYTVMPFGLCNAPATFQRLVNKVLRDVPHCKAYLDDIVIYSDDWDSHMATLRDVFKRLAEASLTLNLSKCEFGRGSLLYLGQQVGRGQVCPADVKITAIAAFPEPTTRRELRRFLGMAG; from the exons ATGAGTTTCAATTTACAAGATTTTGTTGACAATCCCTCTTTTGAAAAGGTTGATGTGTGTCGCaaggatgatttattgtgtattgCAGCACACTTTGATATTACTGTTCACAAGTACGGActtaagaaagaaataaagacgcAGGTCCTAGAAAAATTAGTTGATTTAAATGTCCTTAGTCCTGCCCAGTCCGTGGCTGAAGTTTCAACTAATGATGTTCCTTCTACTACGGCAGGGGTTTTGTCTCAGAGTGCAGAGGAGACCGCAGCATTATTCACACCTCCTGCAGACCGTGCTGGGAAGTCTGCGCCAGCTACGTTACCTCGTTTTgatcctttctctccttcacacccTCCGGGGTTCAGTTCGAGTTCCAAGCTGAAGGTTCGCTTGACTCGCCTTCAGCTGGAGGCCCAAGAAAAAGAGTCCATGCGTAAGGCAGAGTATGATCTCCGCCTACAGGTACGAAAGTTAGAAATTGAAGCGGATAAAGAAGTAAGACTAAAGCAACTTGAGGTTGAGGCTCTGAAAATCTCTTCCAGTCACTCGTTGAACATGTCCGACCGGTCGACACCTTTTCAAACGGTAGCCGGTAAGCAAAGTTTTGATGtcagtaaaaatatttctctgGTGCCAGCATTTCGGGAGGCCGAAGTCGCTTCATATTTCAGTGCTTTTGAACGAATAGCCTCCGCACTCGACTGGCCGAGGGACATGTGGCCTATCCTCCTCCAATGCAAACTGATTGGAAAAGCACAAGAGGTAGTCTCTGCCCTTTCCTTACAAGATAGTTTGCAGTATGATTCATTAAAGGAGGCCATTTTGCGTGCTTATGAACTTGTTCCTGAAGCCTATCGGCAGAAATTTAGGAATCACAGAAAATCTAATGATCAGACTTTTGTTGAGTTTGCACGGGAAAAGGGCACCCTCTTCGATAAGTGGTGTGCCGCCAGTGATgtcaaaaatgactttgagtcACTTCGCCAGCTTGTTCTGTTGGAAGAATTTAAAGGCTCTTTGCCAGATAAGGTGGTGATGTTCTTGAATGAACAGAAGGTGTCGTCAATATCCAAGGCTGCTGTCCTTGCAGATGAGTTTGTGCTAACACATAAGAATGTCTTTGTATCTGCCCCTCGATCTGACAGAACTTTTGTTTCACGTTCAACCAGACCTGGTTCTGGTTATTCTGCCTCTGAACAGGCAAAAGGACCCTGGTCGCACACACAAGAGAACCGTGAGTGTTTCTATTGCCACAAAGAAGGCCATGTTGTTGCTGACTGTTTGACGTTGAAACGGAAACAGCAATCTTCCCTAGCTTCCCAGCAAaaggatgtgtgtttgattaaaacacTTCCAACGCTTGTTCCTGAACAGTCTGAGGACGTTAAGGATAAACCTGATCCTTGTTTCAAACCGTTTATCTCAGAAGGCTTTGTGTCGTTAACTAGCAATCCAAAAGACCAGAAAGTGGTCACCTTACTGAGAGACTCAGCTGGTTCTCAGTCAATCATTAGGGATGGGGTCTTACCATTGTCATCCTTTACCTCCTGTCAGTCTAGTGTTAAACTCCGGGGGGTTGGGATGGTTAATGTACTTGCGCCACTACATAGAATCCATCTTCAGTGTCCTCTACTTAGTGGGTGGTTCGACGTTGCAGTACTCCCTGACTTGCCTGTTGCTGGTGTTGATTTCCTCTTATGTAATGATATTGCTGGGGGAAAGGTGAGTTCAACTCCTGTGGTCATGGACGTTCCTGTTGTAACAGACCCTGCTGGTGACAGCCAAGATTCTTCGGAGATTTTCCCGGCTTGTGCAGTCACAAGGGCTCAGACCAAGAAATACGGAGCTGACCTGTCTGACTCATTCATCTTTGTAGATCAGCCGTCTGGTACTGAAACTCTGTCGGAGGATCAGTCAGTGTTTAAATCAAACCATGAGCAGTCTGGTATCTCAAGGATGGAGGCAGTGGAGCTGCCAGCCACAAGAGAGGAGTTTATGGCAGCCCAACAGAGTGATAAGACACTACAAAACTGTTTTTCATCTGTTCTCAGTGTTGAAGATGCTAAGGAAAAGAAAGTGGCCTACCTCATGGATCATGGGTTGCTGGTTCGCCATTGGAGTGGCAATGACTTAGATGGGGGGGACTGGAATGTAACCTATCAAGTTGTTGTCCCCACGGCATATCGATCTCAGGTTTTGTCTCTGGCTCATGACAACCCGTGGGCGGGACATCTAGGTATCACAAAGACTTATAATGGAGTCCTTCGACATTTTTTCTGGCCAGGACTCAAGGCTGACGTGGTGCGCCATTGCCGATTGTGTCATGTGTGTCAGGTAACTGGCAAACCGAACCAAGTGATTTCTCCTGCCCCACTCTGTCCCATACCAGTGATGGGTGAGCCATTTGAAAAAGTAATCGTTGACTGTGTGGGGCCGTTACCGAAGACCAAATCTGGCAACCAGTTTCTTTTAACCATAATGTGTGTTTCCACTAGGTTCCCAGAGGCTGTTCCGCTACGGAGGATCACGGCTCCAGTGGTCAGTAAAGCACTTATAAAGTTCTTCACGAAGTTTGGCCTTCCTAAGGTTGTTCAGACCGATCAAGGTACCAACTTCACGTCTCGAGTGTTTGCCCAGGTACTGAAAACCTTGGGCATTAAGCACATAATGTCAAGCCCATACCATCCTGAAAGCCAAGGGGCACTAGAAAGGTTTCATCAGACCTTAAAGTCCATGCTCAGAAAGCATTGTTTTGAGAGTCAAAAGGACTGGGATGATGCTgtgccatttgtgttgtttgctgcTCGCGAAGCTGTACAGGAGTCACTCGGATATAGTCCTGCCGAACTGGTGTTTGGACATCAGGTTCGTGGCCCCCTAAAACTTTTGAAAGAACAACTTCTCTTGTCTGAAGGGAAGGTCCATAGCATCCCTGATTATGTTGCGAAACTCAGAGCTCGGCTCCAGAGAGCCTGCTCTTTGGCCAGAGAATCGCTATCCTCTGCTcaggtgaaaatgaagaaatactaCGATCAGAAAGCCACTGCCCATTCGTTTCAACCTGGTGACAAGGTTTTGATTCTTTCTCCCATCTCTGGTTCTGCCCTGTCGTCGAAATTTTCCGGTCCCTATCTTGTGGAAAAGAAAGTCAGTGACACTAACTTCATCATTCAAACGCCCGATCGCAGACGGAGAAACAGATTATGTCATGTGAATATGATGAAGCCATATTTTACAGCAGAGAATGAAAGTGGAACGTCTGGACTtcctaaaatacaaaatgtgtcagCGGTATCTGCGTGCTCAACAGAGAGCTCCACTGAGGAGGATGGGCTGGTTATGCGTAGTGCCACCCCACAGGGGTTAAGACTGAAAAACACTGAGCTACTTTCGGATTTGTCTAACTTTTTGTCCCACCTGCCTGATGACCATCGTGGTGATGTGGAGAATTTAATATCTGGCTTCCCATGCTTATTTGGTGATATACCCTCTCAAACTTCTGTCCTTATGCATGACATTGTTTTGACTAACCCGAAGCCCATCAAACAGCATGCTTATCGAGTAAATCCTGCAAAAAGGGAATGcatgaggaaggaggtgaacTACCTTGTGGAACATGGATTCGCGGTACCCAGCTCCAGTTCATGGAGCTCACCATGTGTCCTGGATGCGAAGTCCGACGGCAGCCAAAGGTTCTGTACTGACTTTCGTAAGGTGAATTCCGTGACTGTCCCTGATGCACATCCCTTACCCCTTATTGAAGACTGTATCGATGAGGTCGGTCCAGCAGAGTATGTCAGTAAACTTGACATGTTAAAGGGTTACTGGCAGGTTCCGTTAACCCCACGTGCCTCGGagatctcagcttttgtcaccCCTGACAGTTTTCTTCAGTACACAGTAATGCCCTTTGGACTCTGCAATGCGCCTGCTACTTTTCAGAGACTTGTAAACAAGGTTTTGCGAGATGTTCCACACTGTAAGGCATACTTGGATGACATTGTTATATACTCTGATGATTGGGATTCTCACATGGCTACCTTAAGGGACGTTTTCAAACGTCTAGCTGAGGCGTCTCTGACTCTCAACCTCTCAAAGTGTGAATTTGGGAGGGGTTCTCTTTTGTATCTAGGTCAGCAGGTTGGTCGAGGCCAGGTGTGTCCTGCGGATGTAAAGATCACTGCAATCGCTGCCTTTCCTGAGCCAACCACCAGGCGGGAGTTGCGGCGGTTTCTTGGGATGGCCGG gtga
- the LOC120824376 gene encoding uncharacterized protein LOC120824376 isoform X1: MSFNLQDFVDNPSFEKVDVCRKDDLLCIAAHFDITVHKYGLKKEIKTQVLEKLVDLNVLSPAQSVAEVSTNDVPSTTAGVLSQSAEETAALFTPPADRAGKSAPATLPRFDPFSPSHPPGFSSSSKLKVRLTRLQLEAQEKESMRKAEYDLRLQVRKLEIEADKEVRLKQLEVEALKISSSHSLNMSDRSTPFQTVAGKQSFDVSKNISLVPAFREAEVASYFSAFERIASALDWPRDMWPILLQCKLIGKAQEVVSALSLQDSLQYDSLKEAILRAYELVPEAYRQKFRNHRKSNDQTFVEFAREKGTLFDKWCAASDVKNDFESLRQLVLLEEFKGSLPDKVVMFLNEQKVSSISKAAVLADEFVLTHKNVFVSAPRSDRTFVSRSTRPGSGYSASEQAKGPWSHTQENRECFYCHKEGHVVADCLTLKRKQQSSLASQQKDVCLIKTLPTLVPEQSEDVKDKPDPCFKPFISEGFVSLTSNPKDQKVVTLLRDSAGSQSIIRDGVLPLSSFTSCQSSVKLRGVGMVNVLAPLHRIHLQCPLLSGWFDVAVLPDLPVAGVDFLLCNDIAGGKVSSTPVVMDVPVVTDPAGDSQDSSEIFPACAVTRAQTKKYGADLSDSFIFVDQPSGTETLSEDQSVFKSNHEQSGISRMEAVELPATREEFMAAQQSDKTLQNCFSSVLSVEDAKEKKVAYLMDHGLLVRHWSGNDLDGGDWNVTYQVVVPTAYRSQVLSLAHDNPWAGHLGITKTYNGVLRHFFWPGLKADVVRHCRLCHVCQVTGKPNQVISPAPLCPIPVMGEPFEKVIVDCVGPLPKTKSGNQFLLTIMCVSTRFPEAVPLRRITAPVVSKALIKFFTKFGLPKVVQTDQGTNFTSRVFAQVLKTLGIKHIMSSPYHPESQGALERFHQTLKSMLRKHCFESQKDWDDAVPFVLFAAREAVQESLGYSPAELVFGHQVRGPLKLLKEQLLLSEGKVHSIPDYVAKLRARLQRACSLARESLSSAQVKMKKYYDQKATAHSFQPGDKVLILSPISGSALSSKFSGPYLVEKKVSDTNFIIQTPDRRRRNRLCHVNMMKPYFTAENESGTSGLPKIQNVSAVSACSTESSTEEDGLVMRSATPQGLRLKNTELLSDLSNFLSHLPDDHRGDVENLISGFPCLFGDIPSQTSVLMHDIVLTNPKPIKQHAYRVNPAKRECMRKEVNYLVEHGFAVPSSSSWSSPCVLDAKSDGSQRFCTDFRKVNSVTVPDAHPLPLIEDCIDEVGPAEYVSKLDMLKGYWQVPLTPRASEISAFVTPDSFLQYTVMPFGLCNAPATFQRLVNKVLRDVPHCKAYLDDIVIYSDDWDSHMATLRDVFKRLAEASLTLNLSKCEFGRGSLLYLGQQVGRGQVCPADVKITAIAAFPEPTTRRELRRFLGMAGYYRRFCKNFSTVAAPLTALTSPLKPFTWSSECQQSFEDLKWLLSCNPVLSAPNFSVPFKLEVDASAVGAGAVLLQEDFQGIDHPVAYFSRKFDKHQLKYSTIEKETLALLYALQHFEVYLVSTGKPIKVFTDHNPLVFLSRMYNSNHRLMRWSLIVQNYNLEIVHKKGSENVLADALSRAL; this comes from the coding sequence ATGAGTTTCAATTTACAAGATTTTGTTGACAATCCCTCTTTTGAAAAGGTTGATGTGTGTCGCaaggatgatttattgtgtattgCAGCACACTTTGATATTACTGTTCACAAGTACGGActtaagaaagaaataaagacgcAGGTCCTAGAAAAATTAGTTGATTTAAATGTCCTTAGTCCTGCCCAGTCCGTGGCTGAAGTTTCAACTAATGATGTTCCTTCTACTACGGCAGGGGTTTTGTCTCAGAGTGCAGAGGAGACCGCAGCATTATTCACACCTCCTGCAGACCGTGCTGGGAAGTCTGCGCCAGCTACGTTACCTCGTTTTgatcctttctctccttcacacccTCCGGGGTTCAGTTCGAGTTCCAAGCTGAAGGTTCGCTTGACTCGCCTTCAGCTGGAGGCCCAAGAAAAAGAGTCCATGCGTAAGGCAGAGTATGATCTCCGCCTACAGGTACGAAAGTTAGAAATTGAAGCGGATAAAGAAGTAAGACTAAAGCAACTTGAGGTTGAGGCTCTGAAAATCTCTTCCAGTCACTCGTTGAACATGTCCGACCGGTCGACACCTTTTCAAACGGTAGCCGGTAAGCAAAGTTTTGATGtcagtaaaaatatttctctgGTGCCAGCATTTCGGGAGGCCGAAGTCGCTTCATATTTCAGTGCTTTTGAACGAATAGCCTCCGCACTCGACTGGCCGAGGGACATGTGGCCTATCCTCCTCCAATGCAAACTGATTGGAAAAGCACAAGAGGTAGTCTCTGCCCTTTCCTTACAAGATAGTTTGCAGTATGATTCATTAAAGGAGGCCATTTTGCGTGCTTATGAACTTGTTCCTGAAGCCTATCGGCAGAAATTTAGGAATCACAGAAAATCTAATGATCAGACTTTTGTTGAGTTTGCACGGGAAAAGGGCACCCTCTTCGATAAGTGGTGTGCCGCCAGTGATgtcaaaaatgactttgagtcACTTCGCCAGCTTGTTCTGTTGGAAGAATTTAAAGGCTCTTTGCCAGATAAGGTGGTGATGTTCTTGAATGAACAGAAGGTGTCGTCAATATCCAAGGCTGCTGTCCTTGCAGATGAGTTTGTGCTAACACATAAGAATGTCTTTGTATCTGCCCCTCGATCTGACAGAACTTTTGTTTCACGTTCAACCAGACCTGGTTCTGGTTATTCTGCCTCTGAACAGGCAAAAGGACCCTGGTCGCACACACAAGAGAACCGTGAGTGTTTCTATTGCCACAAAGAAGGCCATGTTGTTGCTGACTGTTTGACGTTGAAACGGAAACAGCAATCTTCCCTAGCTTCCCAGCAAaaggatgtgtgtttgattaaaacacTTCCAACGCTTGTTCCTGAACAGTCTGAGGACGTTAAGGATAAACCTGATCCTTGTTTCAAACCGTTTATCTCAGAAGGCTTTGTGTCGTTAACTAGCAATCCAAAAGACCAGAAAGTGGTCACCTTACTGAGAGACTCAGCTGGTTCTCAGTCAATCATTAGGGATGGGGTCTTACCATTGTCATCCTTTACCTCCTGTCAGTCTAGTGTTAAACTCCGGGGGGTTGGGATGGTTAATGTACTTGCGCCACTACATAGAATCCATCTTCAGTGTCCTCTACTTAGTGGGTGGTTCGACGTTGCAGTACTCCCTGACTTGCCTGTTGCTGGTGTTGATTTCCTCTTATGTAATGATATTGCTGGGGGAAAGGTGAGTTCAACTCCTGTGGTCATGGACGTTCCTGTTGTAACAGACCCTGCTGGTGACAGCCAAGATTCTTCGGAGATTTTCCCGGCTTGTGCAGTCACAAGGGCTCAGACCAAGAAATACGGAGCTGACCTGTCTGACTCATTCATCTTTGTAGATCAGCCGTCTGGTACTGAAACTCTGTCGGAGGATCAGTCAGTGTTTAAATCAAACCATGAGCAGTCTGGTATCTCAAGGATGGAGGCAGTGGAGCTGCCAGCCACAAGAGAGGAGTTTATGGCAGCCCAACAGAGTGATAAGACACTACAAAACTGTTTTTCATCTGTTCTCAGTGTTGAAGATGCTAAGGAAAAGAAAGTGGCCTACCTCATGGATCATGGGTTGCTGGTTCGCCATTGGAGTGGCAATGACTTAGATGGGGGGGACTGGAATGTAACCTATCAAGTTGTTGTCCCCACGGCATATCGATCTCAGGTTTTGTCTCTGGCTCATGACAACCCGTGGGCGGGACATCTAGGTATCACAAAGACTTATAATGGAGTCCTTCGACATTTTTTCTGGCCAGGACTCAAGGCTGACGTGGTGCGCCATTGCCGATTGTGTCATGTGTGTCAGGTAACTGGCAAACCGAACCAAGTGATTTCTCCTGCCCCACTCTGTCCCATACCAGTGATGGGTGAGCCATTTGAAAAAGTAATCGTTGACTGTGTGGGGCCGTTACCGAAGACCAAATCTGGCAACCAGTTTCTTTTAACCATAATGTGTGTTTCCACTAGGTTCCCAGAGGCTGTTCCGCTACGGAGGATCACGGCTCCAGTGGTCAGTAAAGCACTTATAAAGTTCTTCACGAAGTTTGGCCTTCCTAAGGTTGTTCAGACCGATCAAGGTACCAACTTCACGTCTCGAGTGTTTGCCCAGGTACTGAAAACCTTGGGCATTAAGCACATAATGTCAAGCCCATACCATCCTGAAAGCCAAGGGGCACTAGAAAGGTTTCATCAGACCTTAAAGTCCATGCTCAGAAAGCATTGTTTTGAGAGTCAAAAGGACTGGGATGATGCTgtgccatttgtgttgtttgctgcTCGCGAAGCTGTACAGGAGTCACTCGGATATAGTCCTGCCGAACTGGTGTTTGGACATCAGGTTCGTGGCCCCCTAAAACTTTTGAAAGAACAACTTCTCTTGTCTGAAGGGAAGGTCCATAGCATCCCTGATTATGTTGCGAAACTCAGAGCTCGGCTCCAGAGAGCCTGCTCTTTGGCCAGAGAATCGCTATCCTCTGCTcaggtgaaaatgaagaaatactaCGATCAGAAAGCCACTGCCCATTCGTTTCAACCTGGTGACAAGGTTTTGATTCTTTCTCCCATCTCTGGTTCTGCCCTGTCGTCGAAATTTTCCGGTCCCTATCTTGTGGAAAAGAAAGTCAGTGACACTAACTTCATCATTCAAACGCCCGATCGCAGACGGAGAAACAGATTATGTCATGTGAATATGATGAAGCCATATTTTACAGCAGAGAATGAAAGTGGAACGTCTGGACTtcctaaaatacaaaatgtgtcagCGGTATCTGCGTGCTCAACAGAGAGCTCCACTGAGGAGGATGGGCTGGTTATGCGTAGTGCCACCCCACAGGGGTTAAGACTGAAAAACACTGAGCTACTTTCGGATTTGTCTAACTTTTTGTCCCACCTGCCTGATGACCATCGTGGTGATGTGGAGAATTTAATATCTGGCTTCCCATGCTTATTTGGTGATATACCCTCTCAAACTTCTGTCCTTATGCATGACATTGTTTTGACTAACCCGAAGCCCATCAAACAGCATGCTTATCGAGTAAATCCTGCAAAAAGGGAATGcatgaggaaggaggtgaacTACCTTGTGGAACATGGATTCGCGGTACCCAGCTCCAGTTCATGGAGCTCACCATGTGTCCTGGATGCGAAGTCCGACGGCAGCCAAAGGTTCTGTACTGACTTTCGTAAGGTGAATTCCGTGACTGTCCCTGATGCACATCCCTTACCCCTTATTGAAGACTGTATCGATGAGGTCGGTCCAGCAGAGTATGTCAGTAAACTTGACATGTTAAAGGGTTACTGGCAGGTTCCGTTAACCCCACGTGCCTCGGagatctcagcttttgtcaccCCTGACAGTTTTCTTCAGTACACAGTAATGCCCTTTGGACTCTGCAATGCGCCTGCTACTTTTCAGAGACTTGTAAACAAGGTTTTGCGAGATGTTCCACACTGTAAGGCATACTTGGATGACATTGTTATATACTCTGATGATTGGGATTCTCACATGGCTACCTTAAGGGACGTTTTCAAACGTCTAGCTGAGGCGTCTCTGACTCTCAACCTCTCAAAGTGTGAATTTGGGAGGGGTTCTCTTTTGTATCTAGGTCAGCAGGTTGGTCGAGGCCAGGTGTGTCCTGCGGATGTAAAGATCACTGCAATCGCTGCCTTTCCTGAGCCAACCACCAGGCGGGAGTTGCGGCGGTTTCTTGGGATGGCCGGGTACTACCGCAGGTTTTGTAAAAACTTTTCTACGGTGGCCGCCCCATTGACTGCACTTACCAGTCCGTTGAAGCCATTTACTTGGTCTAGTGAGTGCCAACAGTCTTTTGAGGATCTCAAGTGGCTTCTCAGTTGTAACCCTGTCTTGTCTGCGCCAAACTTTTCCGTGCCATTTAAGTTAGAAGTTGATGCCAGCGCTGTGGGAGCAGGAGCTGTACTCCTACAGGAGGATTTCCAGGGCATCGACCATCCTGTGGCCTACTTTTCAAGGAAATTTGACAAACACCAACTAAAGTACTCCACAATAGAGAAAGAAACCCTTGCACTGTTGTATgctttgcaacattttgaagtatATCTTGTCTCCACTGGTAAACCTATAAAGGTTTTCACTGACCACAACCCTCTAGTCTTCCTCTCCAGGATGTACAACAGTAACCACCGCCTAATGCGTTGGTCCCTGATTGTTCAGAACTACAACCTGGAGATTGTGCATAAAAAGGGTTCTGAAAATGTACTCGCCGATGCCCTGTCTCGTGCATTATAA